A stretch of the Tardiphaga sp. 709 genome encodes the following:
- a CDS encoding alpha/beta fold hydrolase, with amino-acid sequence MNSLSKTTLRAMLTVAMCVLTAPMAQAATAAPVKAKNVVLVHGAWADGSSWAGVIPLLQKAGLHVTAVQNPLSSLDDSNAATRRALALQDGPTVLVAHSWGGTVISDVGTDPKVSALVYVAARAPDANEDFVALSGKFPTGEVRAGIQTHDGYTQLSEDSFLKYFANGVPRKQAEVLYAVQGSTAASIFAGRTTAAAWHDKPSFYAVSKEDKTINPDLERFLAKRMNATTIELNAGHLSLVSHPKQVADLILAAAGVKK; translated from the coding sequence ATGAATTCCCTTTCCAAGACGACTCTGCGTGCGATGCTGACAGTGGCCATGTGTGTGCTGACGGCGCCGATGGCTCAGGCCGCAACGGCAGCGCCCGTGAAGGCGAAGAACGTGGTGCTGGTGCACGGCGCCTGGGCCGACGGATCGAGCTGGGCCGGGGTCATTCCGCTGTTGCAGAAGGCAGGCCTCCATGTAACGGCCGTGCAAAATCCGCTGAGCTCGCTGGACGACTCCAATGCCGCGACGCGCCGCGCATTGGCGCTGCAGGACGGCCCGACCGTGCTGGTCGCCCATTCCTGGGGCGGCACGGTGATCAGCGACGTCGGCACCGACCCGAAGGTCTCGGCGCTGGTCTATGTCGCCGCCCGCGCACCGGACGCCAATGAGGACTTCGTGGCGCTGTCCGGCAAATTTCCGACGGGCGAGGTGCGCGCCGGAATCCAGACCCATGATGGCTACACCCAGCTCTCCGAAGACTCGTTCCTGAAATATTTCGCCAATGGCGTTCCGCGCAAGCAGGCCGAAGTGCTCTATGCCGTGCAGGGCTCGACCGCCGCATCGATCTTCGCAGGCCGCACCACCGCAGCCGCGTGGCACGATAAGCCCTCGTTCTATGCGGTGTCGAAAGAGGACAAGACGATCAATCCCGATCTCGAACGTTTCCTCGCCAAGCGCATGAATGCGACCACGATCGAGCTCAATGCGGGCCATCTCTCGCTGGTCTCCCATCCCAAGCAAGTCGCCGACCTGATCCTCGCCGCCGCAGGCGTCAAGAAGTAG
- a CDS encoding PhzF family phenazine biosynthesis protein: MMIDYVTVDVFTDQRFGGNPLAVVPDARGIDDALLQKIATEFNYSETTFVFPPDDPAHTARVRIFTPTDEIPFAGHPNVGTAYVLGRQGAAFGRPVGDHMMFEEKAGLVHLDLLREGSEVIGAGFVAPQSVQIGDAVDVVTLAGCISLPPDAVVSHTHPPRIVSVGLPFAVAELSGLDALASARPNTSAFEVAGKTYWHRDDRFSAFIYVRTGDGIDHLRARMFAPLSNVPEDPATGSASAALAAYLVTLDPRRDAVCAITIEQGVEMGRRSLIEVEVRKRDGHVESVRISGRCVPVMQGRIDV, translated from the coding sequence ATGATGATCGACTATGTCACCGTGGATGTGTTCACGGACCAGCGTTTCGGCGGCAATCCGCTGGCAGTCGTTCCGGATGCGCGCGGCATCGACGATGCGCTGCTGCAGAAGATCGCCACCGAGTTCAACTATTCGGAAACGACCTTCGTGTTTCCGCCGGATGATCCCGCGCATACCGCACGCGTTCGCATCTTCACACCGACCGATGAAATTCCCTTCGCGGGTCATCCCAATGTCGGCACCGCCTATGTGCTCGGCCGCCAGGGCGCGGCCTTTGGCAGGCCTGTCGGCGATCACATGATGTTCGAAGAGAAGGCAGGCCTCGTCCATCTCGATCTATTGCGGGAAGGCAGCGAGGTCATCGGCGCCGGCTTTGTCGCGCCGCAATCCGTTCAGATCGGTGATGCAGTCGATGTCGTGACGCTGGCCGGCTGCATCTCGCTGCCGCCGGATGCGGTCGTGTCACACACGCATCCGCCGCGCATCGTCTCCGTCGGCCTGCCTTTCGCTGTCGCTGAACTGTCGGGTCTCGATGCACTGGCCTCCGCGCGTCCGAATACATCGGCCTTTGAGGTCGCGGGAAAGACATACTGGCACCGCGACGATCGCTTCTCGGCCTTCATCTATGTCCGCACAGGCGACGGCATCGATCATTTGCGCGCCCGCATGTTCGCCCCGCTCAGCAACGTGCCCGAAGATCCTGCCACCGGGAGCGCCTCTGCGGCGCTGGCGGCCTATCTCGTCACGCTCGACCCGCGCCGCGATGCGGTTTGTGCCATCACCATCGAGCAGGGTGTCGAGATGGGGCGTCGCAGCCTCATTGAGGTCGAGGTGCGGAAGCGTGATGGACATGTCGAGAGCGTTCGCATTTCCGGCCGTTGCGTGCCGGTGATGCAGGGCCGTATCGACGTGTAA
- a CDS encoding class I SAM-dependent methyltransferase, translated as MDRSRRRTPVLAELRFAERRREFDGLDLATRFELIYRTNLWGAEKSQSGLGSELDATTALRRDLMQLLRRLPVQSILDLPCGDFTWMAQMDLGGIRYLGADIVPDIVAANAAHYGNAGHIDFARLDLVSDTLPAADLALCRDCLVHLSFANIHRAIANLKRSGTCWLLTTTFPDASANRDIEDGDWRVLNLQHAPFLFPAPLAVINEGCTEAGGDYADKSLALWRVGDLPDEA; from the coding sequence ATGGACAGATCGAGGCGACGCACACCGGTTCTGGCCGAACTTCGCTTCGCCGAGCGACGTCGCGAATTCGACGGGCTCGATCTCGCTACGCGTTTCGAGCTGATCTATCGCACCAATCTGTGGGGCGCTGAAAAATCGCAATCCGGCCTCGGCTCCGAACTCGACGCAACAACGGCACTCCGCCGCGACCTCATGCAATTGCTGCGGCGATTGCCGGTGCAATCCATCCTCGATCTGCCCTGCGGCGATTTCACCTGGATGGCGCAGATGGACCTCGGCGGTATCCGCTATCTCGGCGCCGATATCGTTCCGGATATCGTGGCAGCCAATGCCGCGCACTATGGCAATGCAGGCCATATCGATTTTGCCCGCCTCGATCTCGTCAGCGATACCCTGCCCGCTGCCGATCTGGCGTTGTGTCGCGACTGCCTTGTGCATCTGTCATTCGCCAACATCCACCGCGCCATCGCCAATCTGAAACGCTCCGGCACCTGCTGGCTGCTGACCACGACATTTCCCGACGCATCAGCCAATCGCGATATCGAGGACGGTGACTGGCGCGTACTCAATCTGCAGCACGCACCGTTCCTGTTTCCTGCTCCGTTAGCCGTGATCAACGAAGGCTGTACGGAAGCTGGCGGCGACTATGCCGACAAGTCGCTGGCCCTGTGGCGCGTGGGAGATCTGCCGGACGAGGCGTGA
- a CDS encoding cold-shock protein — protein MAVGTVKWFNATKGFGFIQPDDGGQDVFVHISAVERAGLGSLNEGQKVSFEAKADKMRGKTSAEDLRAI, from the coding sequence ATGGCAGTCGGTACAGTTAAGTGGTTCAACGCGACCAAGGGTTTCGGTTTCATTCAGCCTGATGACGGCGGCCAGGATGTGTTCGTTCACATCAGTGCAGTCGAGCGCGCTGGATTGGGTTCGCTCAATGAAGGCCAGAAGGTTTCTTTCGAAGCCAAGGCTGACAAGATGCGCGGCAAGACCAGCGCGGAAGATCTGCGCGCGATCTGA
- a CDS encoding response regulator translates to MAALSDPNARDIQRPAVLIVEDEPLLRIHAADIVEEAGFIAIEANNADEAVRILESRNDIVLLFTDVQMPGSMDGLKLAHAVRNRWPPIKIVIVSGHLQVAQNDLPHDSRFFGKPFETTKMIAELRALIG, encoded by the coding sequence ATGGCAGCACTCTCAGATCCCAACGCACGTGACATCCAGCGGCCCGCCGTCCTTATCGTCGAGGACGAGCCTCTGCTCCGCATTCACGCAGCCGACATCGTCGAGGAAGCCGGCTTCATCGCTATCGAGGCCAACAATGCCGACGAAGCCGTGCGAATTCTCGAGAGCCGCAACGATATCGTGCTGCTGTTCACCGACGTACAGATGCCCGGCAGCATGGACGGGTTGAAGCTTGCGCATGCGGTGCGCAACCGCTGGCCGCCGATCAAGATCGTCATCGTGTCCGGCCATTTGCAGGTCGCGCAGAACGATCTGCCTCACGATAGTCGCTTTTTCGGCAAGCCGTTTGAGACGACGAAGATGATTGCGGAACTGCGCGCATTGATCGGCTAG
- a CDS encoding HWE histidine kinase domain-containing protein → MRSLLAASGDCIKVLDFDGNLIFMTDGGQRVMEVTDFGAIKGCPWPDFWQGQGNTDAKAAVRAAQLGRTGHFQGYATTMAGTPKWWDVTVTAIPGPDGKPHQLLSVSRDITASRAVDVALQASESQLRLALDAADTGTWDLDPRTGLLQWDRRCYELFGLTFGKPISFDVFLQGLHPDDRDVTEKACLDAMMVDGPQAYDIEYRTIGLDDGIERWCSAKGRAEFENGAVTRFIGTIRDVGKLKRAETQQQLLTRELEHRMKNTMAMVGAIASQTFRTAATKEEARTIFDARLSALNQAHDILTASSWTSASMPTVIAGALAPHRTGEKRIRVSGPEVELTAKQALSLALALHELATNAAKYGALSVPDGTIDIDWACHTGSDGPALGFAWRGSGGPVVVPPTRRGFGSRLIEGTLSADFGSSVKIEFLPEGLTCRFETRLSELASIPDER, encoded by the coding sequence TTGCGAAGTTTGCTCGCAGCATCGGGCGACTGCATCAAGGTCCTCGATTTCGACGGCAACCTCATCTTCATGACCGACGGCGGCCAGCGCGTCATGGAGGTCACGGATTTTGGCGCGATCAAGGGGTGCCCATGGCCGGACTTCTGGCAGGGGCAGGGCAATACCGACGCCAAGGCGGCTGTAAGGGCCGCTCAGCTTGGGCGCACCGGACACTTCCAGGGTTACGCCACCACGATGGCCGGCACGCCGAAATGGTGGGATGTCACCGTCACCGCCATTCCCGGCCCCGATGGAAAACCGCATCAGCTGCTTTCGGTGTCGCGCGATATCACTGCATCGCGTGCCGTGGATGTGGCGCTACAGGCCAGCGAAAGCCAGCTACGACTTGCACTCGACGCTGCCGACACTGGAACCTGGGATCTCGACCCGCGCACCGGCTTGCTGCAATGGGACCGGCGCTGCTACGAATTGTTCGGCCTCACCTTCGGCAAGCCGATCTCGTTCGACGTCTTCCTGCAAGGACTTCATCCCGATGATCGCGACGTCACCGAGAAGGCGTGCCTGGACGCCATGATGGTGGACGGGCCACAGGCCTATGACATCGAATACCGCACCATCGGTCTCGATGACGGCATCGAGCGCTGGTGTTCCGCCAAAGGCAGGGCTGAATTCGAGAACGGCGCCGTCACGCGCTTCATCGGTACTATTCGCGACGTCGGTAAACTGAAACGTGCCGAGACACAGCAGCAATTGCTGACGCGCGAACTCGAACATCGCATGAAGAACACCATGGCCATGGTCGGCGCCATCGCCAGTCAGACGTTCCGTACCGCAGCGACCAAGGAAGAGGCTCGGACCATTTTCGATGCGCGCCTCTCCGCACTCAACCAGGCACACGATATCCTGACCGCATCGAGCTGGACCAGCGCGTCGATGCCCACGGTGATCGCTGGCGCACTGGCGCCGCATCGAACGGGCGAAAAGCGCATTCGCGTCTCGGGCCCCGAGGTGGAACTGACGGCCAAACAGGCACTGTCACTGGCGCTCGCGCTGCATGAACTCGCAACCAATGCCGCAAAGTATGGTGCATTATCCGTTCCGGACGGAACGATAGATATCGACTGGGCTTGTCACACCGGCAGCGACGGGCCGGCGTTAGGTTTCGCGTGGCGCGGATCCGGCGGCCCCGTCGTCGTCCCGCCGACGCGACGTGGATTTGGCTCACGACTGATCGAAGGCACGCTGTCAGCCGACTTCGGCAGTTCTGTCAAAATCGAATTTTTGCCCGAAGGGCTCACATGTCGGTTCGAAACCAGATTGAGCGAGCTGGCTTCGATACCCGACGAAAGGTGA
- a CDS encoding adenylate/guanylate cyclase domain-containing protein → MMKASRLQTPLAMVLAGVWAAALAFGHNRGDVGFLDRLEATLTDLRIQIRGVKKPPDLVTIIAIDDRVAREQGSYPLPRATLTTIIEEIARYKPKVLALDLLLVDGGAAESDAALAQALGKTNAVIAAAALFSESKQTVATKEAGPLADLPVASGFLLPLKIFADQATVGVVNLNTDSSGVPRSMPMLMRSADRVMVSMPLRVASAASRDDAQIGEYNFSLAGTHVPTDVGHLLPMSFYGPRGTIRTISASEVLAGKLRRADVEDRVVAIGVTVSGGGDFFSTPFDPVMPGVEVVSTAITHLLAKDTLLRNTSIRLFDAGFAIVLAMLCIALLAWRRNAVGLIAIVAVVALWAVINTIAYGHGIWMSAALPLAAAVPPAMAFGALQIWSSRRSVQRFAARSDLLRQFQAPGLRDWLIKYPDYLLQPVHQHAAVIFIDISRFTALSETLNADAVRELLKSFHAMIDQVTLAHGGVVTTFMGDGAMILFGLPVVADDDAPRAVRCCIDLTTRTGTWIAGLPPEIASQIGFKIGAHFGDIVASRLGGASYQHITATGDTVNVASRLMEVAASHGAKVALSDDLLRAAGADCAVRATGALSGPTEVQIRGRSGAVSAWLWHDGSAAEAISTSA, encoded by the coding sequence ATGATGAAGGCCAGCAGATTGCAGACACCGCTCGCCATGGTCCTGGCGGGCGTGTGGGCGGCGGCGCTGGCCTTTGGACATAACCGCGGCGATGTCGGCTTTCTCGACAGGCTAGAAGCGACGCTGACCGACCTGCGCATCCAGATCCGCGGCGTGAAGAAACCGCCCGATCTCGTCACCATCATCGCGATCGACGATCGGGTCGCACGCGAACAAGGCAGCTATCCGCTGCCCCGCGCCACGCTGACGACAATCATCGAGGAAATCGCACGCTACAAACCGAAAGTGCTCGCACTCGATCTGCTGCTGGTCGATGGCGGCGCAGCAGAGAGCGATGCCGCACTGGCACAGGCGCTCGGCAAGACCAACGCCGTCATTGCCGCGGCGGCTCTGTTCAGCGAGTCCAAACAGACCGTGGCCACCAAGGAGGCCGGACCTCTCGCCGACCTGCCGGTGGCGTCAGGATTTCTGCTGCCGCTGAAAATCTTCGCCGATCAGGCCACGGTCGGCGTGGTCAATCTCAACACCGATAGCAGCGGCGTGCCGCGCTCGATGCCGATGCTGATGCGCTCAGCCGACCGCGTGATGGTGTCGATGCCGCTGCGCGTCGCATCAGCCGCCTCGCGCGACGATGCCCAGATTGGCGAGTATAATTTCTCCCTCGCCGGCACCCATGTCCCGACCGATGTCGGCCATTTGTTGCCGATGTCTTTCTATGGGCCGCGCGGCACGATCCGGACGATCAGCGCATCGGAGGTTCTGGCGGGCAAACTCCGCCGCGCCGATGTCGAGGACCGCGTCGTCGCCATCGGCGTCACCGTCAGCGGCGGCGGCGATTTCTTCTCCACGCCGTTCGATCCGGTGATGCCCGGCGTCGAAGTCGTGTCCACCGCAATCACGCATCTGCTCGCCAAGGACACCTTGCTGCGCAATACATCCATCCGGCTGTTCGATGCCGGCTTTGCGATCGTCCTGGCGATGCTGTGCATCGCCCTGCTCGCATGGCGGCGCAATGCCGTCGGCCTCATTGCGATCGTCGCCGTGGTCGCGCTGTGGGCCGTGATCAACACCATCGCCTATGGCCATGGCATCTGGATGAGCGCCGCATTGCCGCTGGCCGCGGCTGTGCCGCCGGCGATGGCGTTCGGCGCACTGCAAATCTGGAGCAGCCGGCGCAGCGTGCAACGCTTTGCAGCGCGCAGCGACCTGCTGCGCCAGTTCCAGGCGCCGGGTCTGCGTGACTGGCTGATCAAGTATCCGGACTACCTGTTGCAGCCGGTGCATCAGCATGCCGCCGTCATCTTCATCGATATCTCGCGCTTCACCGCACTCAGTGAGACACTCAACGCAGACGCGGTGCGCGAATTGCTGAAGTCCTTCCACGCGATGATCGATCAGGTGACCCTCGCCCATGGCGGTGTGGTCACAACCTTCATGGGCGACGGCGCGATGATCCTGTTCGGATTGCCTGTCGTCGCCGATGACGATGCCCCCCGTGCCGTGCGCTGCTGTATCGACCTCACGACGCGAACCGGCACGTGGATCGCTGGTCTTCCGCCTGAGATCGCCAGCCAGATCGGATTCAAGATCGGCGCGCATTTCGGCGATATCGTCGCATCGCGTCTCGGCGGCGCCAGCTACCAGCACATCACCGCGACCGGCGATACCGTCAATGTCGCCAGCCGGCTCATGGAGGTCGCCGCGAGCCACGGCGCCAAGGTGGCCCTGAGCGACGACCTGCTGCGCGCCGCGGGAGCGGACTGTGCGGTGCGCGCGACGGGGGCGCTGAGCGGCCCGACCGAAGTCCAGATCCGCGGCCGCAGCGGCGCGGTCAGCGCGTGGCTTTGGCACGACGGCAGCGCGGCGGAGGCTATATCGACCTCAGCGTAA
- a CDS encoding FecR domain-containing protein: protein MTHSIRLAAAIVTAACLYGGAASAQQANPGCTSSQPAGGPQTLRCGGVTIIAENGARFTLLDRDRNGRVDGVDLQSKAVLIEAPKQKAGKTFEVMTPQAIAAVRGTRWAVDAEGSKTSVFVETGRVGVRRVTSPGSVTLGPGEGVDVDTSATPLDIKRWPAPRVTALMARLGR, encoded by the coding sequence ATGACCCATTCAATCAGGCTGGCGGCGGCCATCGTCACTGCGGCGTGCCTGTACGGCGGTGCTGCATCGGCGCAACAGGCCAACCCGGGCTGCACATCGAGCCAGCCGGCCGGCGGACCGCAAACCCTGCGCTGCGGCGGCGTAACGATCATTGCTGAAAACGGCGCGCGCTTCACGCTGCTCGATCGCGACCGCAACGGCCGTGTCGACGGCGTCGACCTGCAAAGCAAGGCCGTTCTCATCGAGGCCCCCAAACAGAAGGCAGGCAAAACCTTCGAGGTGATGACACCGCAGGCGATCGCCGCGGTGCGTGGCACCAGGTGGGCGGTGGACGCCGAGGGCAGCAAGACCTCCGTCTTCGTCGAGACCGGTCGCGTCGGCGTCAGGCGCGTGACCAGCCCCGGCAGCGTAACCCTCGGCCCCGGTGAAGGCGTCGATGTCGATACCTCGGCGACGCCACTCGACATCAAGCGTTGGCCCGCGCCGCGCGTCACCGCATTGATGGCAAGGCTTGGTCGTTGA
- a CDS encoding adenylosuccinate synthase, with translation MANVVVVGAQWGDEGKGKIVDWLSDQADVVARYQGGHNAGHTLVIDGQTYKLALLPSGVVRGGKLSVIGNGVVFDPQAFVDEVAKLRGQGVDVGPHNLRVAENVTLILPLHRELDALRENANKATAIGTTQRGIGPAYEDKVGRRAIRLMDLADLQTLPHKVDRLLTHHNALRRGLGLEEFKSADIVKDLAAFAPVLLPYAEAVWRLLDSKRREGKRILFEGAQGALLDVDHGTYPYVTSSNTVAAQAATGTGMGPGAVGYVLGICKAYTTRVGQGPFPTELLNEIGEEIGRRGKEFGVNTGRKRRCGWFDAVLVRQTVRTCGINGLALTKLDILDGFDTIEVCVGYKLDGKEIDYLPAGEGAQARIEPIYETIEGWKEPTANARSWADLPAQAIKYVRRIEELVGCPIALLSTSPEREDTILVQNPFEA, from the coding sequence ATGGCCAATGTTGTCGTCGTCGGCGCCCAGTGGGGCGACGAGGGTAAGGGCAAGATCGTTGACTGGTTGTCGGATCAGGCGGATGTCGTCGCCCGCTATCAGGGCGGCCACAATGCCGGTCATACGCTGGTCATCGACGGCCAGACCTACAAGCTGGCGCTGCTGCCGTCGGGCGTGGTGCGCGGCGGCAAGCTCTCGGTGATCGGCAATGGCGTGGTGTTCGACCCGCAGGCCTTCGTCGATGAAGTCGCCAAGCTCCGCGGCCAGGGCGTCGATGTCGGCCCGCACAATCTGCGAGTCGCCGAAAACGTCACGCTGATCCTGCCGCTGCACCGCGAACTCGATGCACTGCGCGAGAATGCCAACAAGGCCACCGCCATCGGCACCACCCAGCGCGGCATCGGCCCGGCCTATGAAGACAAGGTCGGCCGCCGTGCTATCCGTCTGATGGATCTCGCCGATCTGCAGACCTTGCCGCACAAGGTCGATCGCCTGCTGACGCATCACAATGCGCTGCGCCGCGGCCTCGGCCTCGAAGAATTCAAGTCGGCCGATATCGTCAAGGATCTCGCCGCGTTCGCGCCGGTGCTGCTGCCTTACGCCGAGGCGGTCTGGCGGCTGCTCGACAGCAAGCGCCGCGAGGGCAAGCGCATCTTGTTCGAAGGTGCGCAGGGCGCGCTGCTCGATGTCGATCACGGCACCTATCCCTATGTCACCTCGTCCAACACCGTGGCCGCCCAGGCAGCGACCGGCACCGGCATGGGCCCGGGCGCGGTCGGCTATGTGCTCGGCATCTGCAAGGCCTACACCACGCGCGTGGGCCAAGGTCCATTCCCGACCGAACTGCTGAACGAGATCGGCGAAGAGATCGGCCGTCGCGGCAAGGAATTTGGCGTCAATACCGGGCGCAAGCGTCGCTGCGGCTGGTTCGATGCGGTGCTGGTGCGACAGACTGTCCGCACCTGCGGCATCAACGGCCTGGCGCTGACCAAGCTCGACATCCTCGACGGCTTCGACACCATCGAGGTTTGCGTCGGCTACAAGCTCGACGGCAAGGAAATCGACTATCTGCCGGCCGGCGAGGGCGCCCAGGCCCGGATCGAGCCGATCTACGAGACCATCGAAGGCTGGAAAGAGCCGACCGCGAACGCCCGTTCATGGGCCGATCTGCCGGCGCAGGCGATTAAATACGTGCGCCGGATCGAGGAACTGGTTGGCTGCCCGATTGCTTTGCTTTCCACGAGCCCGGAACGCGAAGATACTATTCTGGTGCAAAACCCGTTTGAGGCTTAA